The sequence below is a genomic window from Mus musculus strain C57BL/6J chromosome 4, GRCm38.p6 C57BL/6J.
CACTCTAGCACTGAATACTCTACAGATGTCCGGTTCAGACACCAGGGATaagcactggtgtgtgtgtgtgtgtaatctcttctttccatttatttcagCTCCTTATCTACAGGATACATCTCTTGAAGGAAGAGCAAGCCCAGGCCTGCAGTTGCGGCCCCAGGCCCTGGCACTCACTACAGACTCCCAAGCTGCTGGCCTCAATCGCCTGCAGCTCACCTCCTCACGAAGCTCGTATTGCTCGATCAACTTCTTGAGCCTCTCGGCTAGCTCCATATTCTCCTGGCGCAGCTTGGAGTTTCGCTCGTTATGCTGTTCCATCTGCAGCTGAATGTCATTCAGTGTCACCTGGAAGTGTGAAGTCACTTCTTTgcgcttctcctcctcctcacggGCTCGCTGCACGCCTTCTTCCTGAAGAAAAGAATTGTCCATAGTTGCCAGCCTTGCACAAAGCTCCCCTAACTAGTTCCAAAGTCCAGTCTTTGCCAACAGCGATTTGGGCCCTGGGGAGCACCAAGGATGTAGGACGTCATACAATGGGGTTTCCTAACATGCCTCTCTGTAAATCAGGTGTTATCAAGCGACTCTCCCAAGAATACTCAGGGTCCATGCTAAGTGCCATTCTGCAACAGCTGGACAGCCTGAATTCTTGTTCCCAGACTCTAGATTAAGTATTTCTGCTTGTTTCAATTTGTGTCCATTTTAATGTCCTTTAGTCCCTCCTGTTCCCCACAGAGAACAATATAACAAAATGTAGTCATATTCAGGACTAGCAGAGTTGTAAGAAATGAGGCACCTAAACATTCCCACTTTTATGAAGACAGCCTAGACGATTCTATCAATTAGCCACTTAGTGCTGTGCCCACTGACCCAGCCATTTCACTTCTGAAATTTAGTCTGTAGATAAAATTCCTCAGCACACAATTGGTAAaggacatggacacacatactCTTACCTAGTTTtggtttttaagttttttttgttttgtttttttgttttttaaagattatagctgggcgtggtggcgcatgcctttaatcccagcactcgggaggcagaggcaggcggatttctgagttcgaggccagcctggtctacagagtgagttccaggacagccagggctacacagagaaaccctgcctcgaaaaaccaaaataaataaacagataaatagatatagataaataaataaatagtactgcacatgtgtgcacctagaggccagaggtcaagtgCCATCACCAAGCTTTCTTTACcttagtatgtatatatgtatgtatttattttggtttttcgaggcagggtttctctgtgtagccctggctgtcctggaattcacgaGAAGTTTGTACTTTTTAAAGAGAGTCATGGACCTCCTGCCACTggagttagacagttgtgagctgccatgtgagagGTGGGCACTGAAGCGGCTTCTCTAGAAAAGCGGCCCATGCCCTAACCACTGGgttatctgtctgcctgtcaccCACTGGGTTATCTATCTGCCCACCCACttcttgttggttttgttttaagcttttttatttatttagtttttatttttgtttttgtttttttcgagacagggtttctctgtgtagtcctggctgtcctggaactcactctgtagaccaggctggcctcgaactcagaaatctgcctgcctctgcctcccaagtgctgggactaaaggcgtgcgccaccacgcctggcttaagcttttaaaaatttctgtatatttatgtgtctctgtgaaTGTATGTCACATGTatgcaggtgtccagaagtcagATTAGAGTATCAGATCTCCTCAAATGGCTTGCGGACAGCCGAATGTGGGTGCAGGAACAGTaatcgggtcctctggaagactacTAGGTTACTACTCAGCCATCTCTTAGTCCTCCATACTTCACCGAGGTACACTACTTAGGCCAGCTCTGCCGCCGGGCTCCAGGCCTTATGCTGGCAGTGGGAAGCACGCTCTTGGTTGATCCATCTCCCCACCTTGCATCCTGAGGTCCCATAAAGGTTTACTTGGCAGGGGACTCTGGAGCCTACTGTGGTGCCCAAGGTCTGCTGAAACGGCTTAGGACTGGGAAGTGTGCTCTTGAGCAGCTCTGCTGTCCCACACCCTCCTGCCACACCCTGCTCCTGCCCCTCTCAGCGCAGATCTGAAAAGCCATCAGGTTCCCCTTATCATGGATGAGAGCTTTTACACTGGGTGTCAGGACAAACAATCTCTGTGGTTTTAGGAAGCTGAGTGTTTGCAGAGGGAGCTGACTCCGGCTGACGCATCTGGTGCTTCCTGCACGCCAGGCAAGGTAGGCACAGCTGTTCTTTGGTGGACCTGGGACTGAGCTAAGcctaagctgctgctgctgttacttCTTCTTCTATAGTAAATCTTCCTATGAAATCcaagctggcccagaactcactgtatagcaTAGCCGCAGTTGCCCACAAGTCCCAATGGATACTGATGGGCCTACCTTCAGGGACCGGTTGTGCCGTTGCAGCTCCCGGCACAGACTCTCAAGCTTGCTTCGGGCCAGGACAGCCTTGCTGTGTTCCCCTCGCAGATGGTCCTTCTCCTGCACGAGCTGGCTCTGCTTCTTCTGCAGGAGCTTCATCTGCTTCTGCGAGTTCCGATGCTCTTCCAGCTGAGAACAGGAGGCATAAGTGTCTGCAGGGCACCGTTACACAGCTCTAGAGATTCCTAAGCTAACCACTATTCACCCCTTCCACTCCAGGCACAACAGCTCCAACAAGAGCCTGCTCACACACCAAAAGCACGGGAACTTCTCATGCTCCTCCCAGAAACTGTGCAGGCTAACCAAGGGTTTCTTGGggaaataataatgaataatgacCAAGACCAATGAAGTCCGCCATCAGATCCCAGCCTCTATCCCAGTTGACTCCACTGGATGAGCCCATGGTCCACTCTGTTGGGATACCCACATCCTATCAGACAACTAATCTACATGCTACCAATTCAGAGCCTGTCTGCACCACACTCCTTTCTCAAGACACTGCTTTTTCCAACAACTGCTACTCTtttatttggggggtgggggggaggtgttGAAGATGAggtttttttgtgtagccctcgatatcctcgaactcacagaaatccactgtTGTGCCtctcctcctgagagctgggattaaaggtgtgtcaccactgcctggctacaactactacttttttttaaaagttttttcaagacagggtttctctgtgtagccctggctgccctggaactcagaaatctgcctgcctctgcctcccgagtgctgggattaaaggcgtgcgccaccactgcccggtatattttacattttaatcttaGGCCTTTAAAGGCTGATGCAGTTCTCATAGCTTAGCAGATCCAAATCAGACTAGCCATCTATCAGCTGGGGTGAGGCTGCTGTCCTGAGTAGCACTGGCCTATCACTCCACGCCAGGACCGTCACCACTTCTTTAAATCCCCATCAGTATTTATGGTTCCTCCATTTCTCATCCTAATAGACTTGCAACTACTgggcttcattcttttctcctaACTGACTCACCTTCTACCCTGGCTTATTCTTTAATCCCAGTAAAGCCCCTTTCCCTTATGCTGCACAAGTACCGAAGCAACCCTGCTTAAAGAAGTCTtccttagccgggcagtggtggcgcacacctttaatcccagcacttgggaggcagaggcaggtggatttctgagttcaaggccagcctggtctacagagtgagttccaggacagccaggactgcacagagaaaccctgtcttgaaaaaccaaaaaaaaaaaaaaaaagaagtcttccTTATACCAATCCTTGGAAGGCTCCCTTCTGCCCAGAAAGGCCAccaccactttctccaatgataTACACCCCTTTCCGAGACAACTGCTTATCTCCTCTTTATATCTTCCCACCCCAGATATTGTCATCATTCTTGTTTCCCTGGAAACTCAGAGGAAACCAGGGGACTAGCAGCACACGCCCCCCATCTCTGACTGTACTTGTCTTCTTCACTTACAGACAGGTACAGACTGCTGGAGCCTCCCTCCTTGTGCGTTAGGCCTTAGCCCCCTCCTATATTAAGAATGTTACCCCAGGAGCTCAATTCCTCCTCCTTTGTAGCATCAGTATTCTCCTAGTTAAAGCCTTCCAAAAtggactttgtttttctttctggaactcactgtcaattcactctgtagaccaggctggccttcaactcaaaagatccacctgcgtatgcctcccaagtgctgggatcaaaggtgtatacCACTCTACTAGgctctgtatttcttttaattttacttaatgtttctttgtgttttgcctgcatctatgtctACACTATACTTGTGGGCCTGGTACTTGCAGAGTCTAGAAGAGGACTTCAGAGTGCCCGGAACTatagttaaagatggttgtgagctaccatgtgggtgcttagaatcaatcccaggtcctctggaagagcagtcactgtttttaaacactgagccacctgACCAGCCCCTCCTTTactcctctctatctctctacccTCAATCCACTCTACACTTTTACAATAAGAAAGGTGGCAAGACCATACTTGGCATTCtttctttggtggtggtggtggtggtggtggtggtggtggggtttcaTTTTCAAGACAAGACCCTGTagtctgggctggccttgaattcctgatcctccaggAATTAACTAACGGACACACCACCATGCCTTGGTATTTCCCATGATCCAACATGGAGGTCATTACCTTGTCTCAAGAACTGAATCAAGCTCCTAGAGCTAACTTTCACTTCACTCAGGACTGAGAGCTAAGGAGGTAAAAGAACAAGAGCCACCCCAAAGACGGccaatcaggaggcagagcatcCTGGGGAGATGCATGTACAGACACATCAAGATATAACTACACAATATCTGGGACCAACGCCAGAATTCTACCACCTGAAATCATTGGGAAATTTACTAATAAAGTTTCTCTTCTTACTGACTGGAAACTAATTTCTCATTTAACAGATAGCAGTgggagaattaaaagaaaaagttaacaGAAATTAAGCCAATATGTGTTCCTGCACCCTAGCTCCTACCCCAGGTAGCCTGATGACTTTCcaaagggagggagggtatgAAAGGAGGAAAGGGCATGGACTGACCAGCTCAGCATACTTCTTGCACAGTGCAGCCAGCTTCTCCTCTGGGGTACTCAGCGTGTTCAGTGTCTGCATCAGCAGAGTGATCTCCTTCCCTGAAAAGCACAGGGGGTAAAGCACACACCCTTCCCGAGGGTTCCCTCTAGGCCCAAGCCTACACTTCGGAGTGCTAAGGCAGTTTTCCTGTGACACTATGGTACTTCATAAAGAACTGTGGCTCAATCCTGCAGCTTCAATGCACATTCCCACTGCAACCTAAGTGGTATCTGCAGTGTTACTACTAACAAATGTTCATTAAATGAACAGAGCAGTCTCTTTGGTAAGCACTGCCAGGGAGAGGAGAACCTGTCTGAAGACATTACAAACAGGAGAAAGGTAAGCCTACTGATAAACCCAGGGCTACTGTCTGATGTCCCTTGAGAAATTAGCCAAACTCCTGTCATGAGACATAGCTACACAGttatgtttaaagatttattcagccgggcaatggtggtgcacgcctttaatcccagcacttgggagacagaggcaggcagatttctgagttcaaggccagcatagtctacagagagagttccaggaaagccatggctacacagagataccctgtcttgaaaaaccaaaaataggggctggtgagatggctcagtgtgtaagagtacccgactgctcttccaaaggtccggagttcaaatcccagcaaccacatgggtggctcacaaccatctgtaacgagatctgacgccctcttctggtgtgtctgaagacagctacagtgtacttacatataataaataaataaatcaaaaaaatttaaaaaaaaaaaaagaaaaaccaaaaataaaaaagatttattttatgtgagtacactgtcactttttccagacacaccagaagagggcatcagatcccattacagatggttgtgagccaccatgtggttgctgggaattgaactcaggacctctggaaaagcaagcagccagtgctcttaaccagcgcCATCTTTCCAATCCCACCCACAGTTATGCTTAAGATGCATCTCTTTCATATGTGACCCTGtgacttggggaaaaaaaaagggcaaGAAATCTGTCTTTAAGACAGATGACAAAATGAGGAAGGAGGACCAGTGACGTGGTTACAGTactagagagagatgagagagagggtcttgctatgtagtccaagtTGCCTTTGAactcagtcttcctgcctctgttcctcCTAGTCGCCCATTAGAGGCATACACTACCACATAGGTTCCCATTAGATTCTaaattcatattttcatattatCCCACCACCCCTGTCAAAGGACTGCCATTGCTCtctgtttttattcatttgagataaggtttcattATGCAGCTGGCTGGTCCGGCACTCAAGAGATCTACTTGcccctgcttctcaagtgctgtgattaaaggtggaTGCCATCACGCCTGATTGCCTCTACCTCAGCCAGGAAGCTTTACAATTGTCTCCCTTGGGTTCCACTGTATTCAGTCAGCACAGACCAGGTTCCTGAATTGTCAGTCCTGGAGGCCCACGAGATTGGCATGGAGATGGCAAACCCCACCAGTGGATGGCTTTGCTTGGTTTCTATTATTTTGGTTGCCAATTATTCAGCTGGTCAGATGAGAGTGGGGGACTAACCAGGTAGGAGTCAATTTTTCAGATCAAGAAGGCCCTTTCTTGATGATTCTGAAGAGGTCTGTGGCTTACCTGGTTCATGTTGATATTTGATATCTCAACCTTGGTGTAGCCTAATTCTATTGCTATAGAAACAGGGAAACTAAGACCCAGGAGTGGAGAATAAACATGTCCAAAGTCAAGCAGCAGCTAAAAGTGGTGCTGGCAAGCACTCGGGCCTCCTGTTCTCCATATCCTCAGTGAGATGCTAGCTAcactctgcctccacttcccaaggcCAGGAGGCTTTGCACAAGTGAGTGATCTAACAGCTCAATGCTAGGACCCCATCTTTGAGTAAACCCgggcgggggggaggggagataacACACATACTGTCTTGAAAAGCAGATTCTTTTGAGTTCTGACAGAGCAGGTTAGCCCATGAGATGACAGGTGTTAACTCCCTCCCCTCACCAATAGCTCCCCCCTCACCTAGACCCTTGGCTTTCTTCTTCTCCTGTGGCCTCCGATGGTCTCGGTCTCCAACTTCATCACTCGCTCGGATCTCCTCTGTTCCAGGCTCTCCCTTAGAGGTCTCCTTCTCGCCGTTGACGACTGGAATGCCTGGTTCAGGCTCCCCATTCCTGGCTGCATAGGTTCGGGACTTCTCCGTGTCTTCCGGCTCAGTGGGCTCACCCTGTGCTCCCTCCTCAGCCGGGCCTCCCTGATTGTTGtccacacagtatgtactcaggATGTCTTCCAACTGCCGGCTCAGCTCCTCAGAGACGTCACAGAGGGCCCCAGGCTGAGCTGCTTTAGCTCGAGCCCCTACAGCAGGAAAGATGAAGACACGGGATTAAAGTTCAGTGGTCATACCACTCGCTTGGATCTTCTTTAAGCCCAGATAAACACACTGGTGTgggttaaatgttgttttatttatttattcggtTGAGTTAGGCTCTCTCTACagggccctggctgtcttggaacttagtATGCAGGCTGATCACAAACTccgagatctgtctgcctctgcctcctgagttctgtggACAATGGTGAGGGACACTAGGCCTGGCCTCAATTTAAGTTTTTTTAAACCCTAAGTTTGTTTAGTTATAAAACAAGTATTTCTAACACCCAAACATACTTGTTATAAAAGCCAACTGTGTAAAGCACCCCTGTGTGAGGAGCAGTTGGCATGTGGCAGACGCTGCACCTCATGAAGGACAATTACCCACCACTGGCAAGTGTTCTCTGGGAATATGACTTTGCTTACGGGGTGCTTCATTTGACTGTCTTCGTTTAAACCAGTCAGAGCATGCTCCCAAGGTTGCGCCCCACGGCTAAGAGTGGGAAGGTTCACCACCTCCCCAGGAAACAAAAGGATCACACAGAATGAGCATCGTTCATTCTATAGTTCCTTCTTCTTGGGTAAACACTGGCCTCAGAAGACAGACCAGTACCAGAAACTCCTCCCTCTGCCCACTGGAAAAGCAGAGCTGGCACACACCCTCGGTCTTCCCAGGAGCCTGGCTTGTGGAACCTTCGGCTTCCGCCCCAGGAGCTGTCTGTCTGGGTCGTCCATGGGCTCCCTCCGGTCCTGCTTCCCGTTGCCCCGGGCTGCCCTTCGAGTTGGAGTGTTTGGCAGGCCCATTCTTTTTGTCTTGGTTCTTCATTGTGATCTGCAAGGCCAGAAATGGGGCAGATCCTTTAAGGAcccagttgcttttttttttctagacttcAAAATTCTTCTTCACAACTAGATAAGAAATCCCCAAATCTGACGCTCGAAGCTTCAAACAGACCGGTCGGTCTTCGCCCGGGATTTCACGGTCCCATGGAAGGTTTCCGAGAAGCTGCCCCTGAGTgagtgagggaaggaagaggcCTCCTTTCTCCCGAATGCCACTTCTCGGCACCACACGGCTCCCTCTCGGCAGCCGGAGCGCGGGATTGGCTCAGAGCCGCAGACTGACGTGGCGGGATGCTCCAGTCCCGATCGGCTCCCCGCCCCACCAGGTCCCACGTGGGAcccccgcgcgcgcgcgcgcacagaaGCCACCCACACCCCACGCGCCCTCTAGACCTAGAGTACGCACGCGCAACACTGGGGCAGGCCGCCCTCCCCCCGACCCCCCGAATTAGTTGTTCCTCTACGGCCAACGCGTCCTGGGCCACAGACCCTCTGAAGAGCTCGTCCCACGTACAGCCCATAGACATACTTCACCACGGACGTCCGGCGGCGTCCTCCTCTCCGGCCGAGCACCGGAAACCTAGGTAACTGCTGCCAACAGGACCGCCCTCTCCTGCCGCAGCCAATCAACAGCAAACGCGGGCGCGGAGCTTGCTGGGAAAAAAGAAGTCAAGGCGGCTTTGGAGGCGGGAGTGGGAAAAACTACGAGCCCCTTCATGCCTCGCGGCGCCGCACAACTCCCGAGATGCAACCGAAAAGCATAGGAGCCAAATACCCTGAGGGTCCGAAATTATGTCATTGGTCGAGAGATTTTTGTCAGCCTCTTTTCTGGTACTGAAGCTATGATTGGCCTTAAACTTTGGCattctggtcttttttttttctttttttttcatacactCATTAGTCCTTTATAAACATGTATGACTTTCTATGATCTCTGAGAACTCGGAAGAGGGATAGAAAGGTAAACTAATTTGTTATGTGCCtggcatttttttcccctctattaCAATAGAAGGTTTATAATAATTCAAACGTTTTTTCCTCGTATCCAGTAGCTTGATTCTCATAATTACTCGGATTAAGTACAAAATACTCAGTGATCTGTGAAATATACGATAGTACAGAAAAGCctagttaaaataaaacaaactactATTTGTTTGTTAGAGACAACATCTCGTTATATGTGGCtttggcaggcctggaactccctatgtagattaaattggctttgaactcaagagttttgtctgtctttgcctccccatGGCTTGGACTAATGGCAAAGGCCACCAGGTAAAGGGTAAATAGTTTAAGGCTCCATCAATATTGTGTGGTTATAGCAGATTCAAAGCTGGAAGCCTGACACCAGCAcccatcctttaaaaatatttctttgccccctgagtcagggtttctttgtgtagcctagTGTGTCCTAGAACGTAATCTTTGACTatgctggcttctaactcagagcTGCCTACCAAAACCGGTTGGAACCATTCTCCGACACCACAGCTGTTCTCTGAGGCAATTTATGCCCCGCCTTCTAACCCCACCAGCTTGGCAATTACTCCCTCAGAAAGGGATTGAAGCCAGGGAGTTTGGCTTTAGGCAGGTTGGTAAACTCCCACCCTACCACCCCTGCCCCACTTTCTGCAAAGTATCAAGTGTTACTGCTTTAAAATGTTAGATTTTTCTCGTCTTTGTTCTTCATTATGATTTGCAGTGCCAGTGTAGGctcagaacattaaaaaaaaccccacaattgTGATTTCAATTCTTTTGTTGTgtggagtttgttttgtttgataagGTCTTGCTTTATAGAGCTGGCTGGCGTgtaactctctatgtagatcaggctgtcctagaaACTCACGTGTTGAAATTACTGTTGGCTAAATGCTGCAGCCTCAAGAGGCTAGAGTCAGGCTGTGGGGTAGAGCATGTTGCAAATTGTGCTAATTGGACTTTGTTTTAGGGTTCTTAAATGATGTCTATTTTTCTGTAATAGGTCTGCCAAACAGACTCAGAGTAGAGTTCTGTCTGTTCACATGTAACTTTGAGAGACAATAAACTCAGTGACAGAGTACTTACCCGGAGTGATCAAAGCTGAAAAGAGAAAGCGTTGGCACTTGACCAGTTTACTGAGGGAACCGAATCTCAGAAAGGTTTGCGTTAAAGGTACCTGGAAACCACTGCCCTGATTGCTTCTCAGTAAACACTTGGAAATCTCTGAAGAGGTAGCATCTACATCAGGTCTTTACCAAATTCCATACAAAGAGGAAAGCGATTCTGGAGCAGTGGTTCTaaaccttcccagtgctgcagccctttaatacagttcctcgtgttggggtgacctccaaccatagaattatttctcttgctactttataattttgctactgttttgaatcatacatgtctgttttctgatggtcttaggcaatacTTATGAACACCCAGGTTACAAAAAAACAGGTTGCATCAGGGCaagactgtaatcccagcactgaacaGAGTACAGAAGAGTTCTGTCTCTAACAGGCTcactgcctctggcctccaaatgcCTGTACATGCATGTTGGCAGTTAGGTCGCCCAGCTCCTTTAAACTCCTAGATTGGAGCAGTTCTGCCTCGACCCTGGCTGGAGAAACAGACACACCCTACTCCAGCATCTCTGTCATTCCCACTGCTAGGTACAAACTCAtaccttcctccctccaccccctttaTGGCAGGGTCTATACAGCTCTGACTGTCtgggaactatgtagaccaggcagaccttgaactctgagagatctgcctgcctctgcctagtgtgtgctgggattaaaaccccACCAACTGCTTGGCAGCTCCCACCTCCTCCACCCCCGCCTTGATTTAGGAATATTATGTAGCCaaagctggtcttaaactcactaggaggcgtttttggtttttttgggcaGCCAATAATCTTGAGCTCCTGACATTCGTGGCTCTGCCTCCCCCAGCAAGTGCTGGGGTCCTAGGCATGTCTTACCATGCTGGCCAAAACTCAGTCTCGTAGAGCCAAAGCTTACTTTTTGACAGCAGCACTGATACTGGCTTCCACATTGTGTAGATTGTGACTGCATTCTTCTTTACGGGAGTGGTGGATTTCAAAGTCACACAGCAAAAGTTGACGTGAGAATGAATGAATGCCAGGGACTGGGTGTGATCCTGTACTTTATGATCGGGAAACCTTAAAGTTTACTACATATAAAGAAATGACTAACCCCCAACAGCTGATGCAGCTGTCATTCTACAGACATGCTAA
It includes:
- the Txlna gene encoding alpha-taxilin — translated: MKNQDKKNGPAKHSNSKGSPGQREAGPEGAHGRPRQTAPGAEAEGSTSQAPGKTEGARAKAAQPGALCDVSEELSRQLEDILSTYCVDNNQGGPAEEGAQGEPTEPEDTEKSRTYAARNGEPEPGIPVVNGEKETSKGEPGTEEIRASDEVGDRDHRRPQEKKKAKGLGKEITLLMQTLNTLSTPEEKLAALCKKYAELLEEHRNSQKQMKLLQKKQSQLVQEKDHLRGEHSKAVLARSKLESLCRELQRHNRSLKEEGVQRAREEEEKRKEVTSHFQVTLNDIQLQMEQHNERNSKLRQENMELAERLKKLIEQYELREEHIDKVFKHKDLQQQLVDAKLQQAQEMLKEAEERHQREKEFLLKEAVESQRMCELMKQQETHLKQQLALYTEKFEEFQNTLSKSSEVFTTFKQEMEKMTKKIKKLEKETTMYRSRWESSNKALLEMAEEKTVRDKELEGLQVKIQRLEKLCRALQTERNDLNKRVQDLTAGGITDIGSERRPEATTASKEQGVESPGAQPASSPRATDAPCCSGAPSTGTAGQTGPGEPTPATA